TACGTAGATAATTTTTCTAACAATTTCTTTCTCCAGTCTTGATAAAAATCATTCTTTCTTTTCGGTATTTGAAATATACCAACGTCACTGTAGCTGGCTCGTCTTGTGGTACCACAGTCAGGAAATGCACAATTAGCCCCTGGCATTTTTGCAAATTCACAGTcaaatttgatttgattttaaaGATAATTGATTGATGTCACCATATATACTTAATTACAACAACTTTATTGATAGTTTAGATGAAACGATTAGGTCGCTAGCTAATTGCTTTCTGTTGTGAACTGTCGCTTAGCGTGCGTGCATCTACTTTGGTCACGTGACCATTTAAACTTTATACAAAgagttaaagataattaactcccatatatacggaggtgtggcactcgagggctaaaatatgctgatatcagcagcaaaaatctgaaaatcataaggcagaaccacattttttcaaaattacccagggttcctcgacgttgtccatcatattggctagcgctgaaacttgtgaacgaGACGCGGTTGGAAGCTAAGGAATCGTGGCTTGGAACTGaagacatgcaaagaaatgccatgagtagttcaagggaaagaagaggaagtcttaagtaatttttttcattggatttacaagaatttgaggtaccccacaatgagaagtaaagaacagaaacgcctttctgatgtctgatgatgagggatggtcacatctggataatatttattttgtgattttaagctacctagctaataccatgccagcactccaagggcacatttgttattaaataattaagtgataaagtgcaagagctaaatatattatttatatgtagctagctacacaaaagatttttcaaggtattctgtcattttaaataaagatagctagctagctatttggacccagctaaaaagctcagccttgtcctttcatacttagtctagctagctagagcgaAAAAGTTTATTAAGTATTAAGTAATtaatgctagtttaatcctaaatctagctatagggtagctaagctacctgtaagaacaacatcaaacaacgtcgaggctgttcttcttcttcttcttctatgccttttgttttattttgtaaacaaacccagtggtatttttgtaataagtaccaaattttatgtgtgcatttcttgcgcttatgagtgtaaccaaagtgccctgtacgtaaatcctaaaaatttatgtcattggctcactctttacgaaggacaccacgtaacaaagaAACCGTGCTTTGCTATTTTCCGTAACCTAcaccgagatttggttgtgatatatatcagaattaattatctttaaaacaaTACGCTTCCAGACCAGAGTTTTTTTCTATAGACTATGCTTACACACAGTTATAAAGTATTCGTGTATTTTTGATTAAATTACAGCTCTCCATCTTTgaagttaaaatatttgttttcataTAATTGACAGGTAATAAGACAccaatcattttttaatgtacGATGCATTTTAAGAATATGAGAAAACTAAGACTTGAGATCTTATGCTGCGACTAGATACCTAAATGTGGCACCATACTACAGAATGCAATTGGAATACGGTAACTCTAGTAGCTCTGTGAGAGAAAAGGGGGTGGGGTAGTGGGGTGGAATAAATTTCTGCAGACTCTTTAACTATGCATAACTTTTGTTTGGTTTTTGTTACTAAGCAACTACATGGGTCCAAGGATAAATTATAGACCAAATTTGTAGGGAATGTAGAttacaatttatttttctttcaaactCACTAAACATGCTCAAATGTTTCAGAAGTccttatttttttgcattttaaatcCCGAATATATTTGCGATATATTGTAGTGtagtattttataaaaataaagtagattttaagaacatttaggTATAAGATATATAAATTtagatataaatatttattacatgtatgttgGTTACTAAGTGGTAACCAAGGTGTTGCTAAGGTGATATATGGTTACTAGGGACAAAAAGCAGACCAGATTAGAAGGAAATATCGATCCAGCAAATTGACGTCATTTCTAatccctatgacgtcatcaaattatttttttacctggatTGACATTGTACTAAGACATTCTCCAACTGAGTCAAGTTTCATCACTTAAGCACAAGTGGTTCAGGATTTATGGCCCGCGGGCACTTTGTGCCCCCCCCTCAGGGTTACAAGGGCCAAAAAAGCTCAGGTATAACAGGGTTAAAGAATTGGAAGAAATGAACGGTGTCAAAGATACCTTTTGTAAAACCATATCTGATAAATCGAATAGTGCGTTAGCTGCGATATATGCTATGCGGGTTTTTAATTTGGCTTTTGCTGTATGtagtttaatgtttattttgcaaCTTAACTGTTTCTGGCAACATAGCATACACCGAGAAATTAAAGTATTTCAGGTTCGATAATGAGGAAGGAATGACCTAGCACGGAAACGAAGCAGGCGGAAATGCATTAGGGCGGAAATACAGCAGGGCGGAAAAGTGTCCGCATAAGTATGTTGTACTTTGTCGTGTCTCACAACTCTTTTTAACTGTTTATATATTCGCTTATTCTGGAGATATATAAGATGAATcgaaatatattataaaatataattatttattgcCTGTCACTTCTTACTAATAAACTTCACAATGTCAACATTTTGTAACCTGACGTATGTAACACTAAAGCGATTTCAAAAAGTTGTGTCTGATTGTGCGATAGGCGTCAGTCGAACGTAGTTGGACTAAACATTAGAATGTTATGAATATACTAAGCGATCTTTGTAATTACGACAGGGTATAGCTTTTGTAAATTGTATAATAGATCAGAAAAtgggtaattaaaaaaatgtaacgaTTAAAGATCAAGAGTATTAAAAGTATTGAAAGTAGCAAAAGAAGTATTGGAATTAAGATTGCTTTCTCCTAATTGCTTTAACATTGATTGTGGACTAATTTTGTGAATCAATTTTTATCACGGTTGTGTTACGTGACAGAATTATGAAGTCATTGTAAAAGATATGTTCCAACTTAAATACAACTTTCATAGCTGATGGGGATACACACAGATACAAACTGTATATGCAATACAAATATTTATAGTTTATAATAATAGTTAATTTGTTAGTATTAACTGTACTTAAAAAGTTGTTCCAACGAGGAAAAAATTATCTTAACAGTGATTATTCTTGTCGAGAGCAAGGCGAATAtggtgaagaaattttttttcctggCGGCATTTTTTCTTCTTACTTTACAAAGTTATCTGATAATTCGGAGAATGAATGAACCTATAAAACCAATAGTTGTACCACATAAGAATATGATTGAAAAAGACGCAGTAATAACAATCAAAACTGAATCAAATGCCGAAAGTGCTACTTCAGGACTGGAGAACTATAAAGCTATACAAAAACCATGTCTAGGCAATATGTTATGGAAAGAAAGAAAGCAAAATAAACAGTATCCGAGAACAGATTTTGATAATACGCAAGTTTTTTTAACATCTGACGATTTGAGAGGTTCGGttacaataaatattttaacgtaCGCAAACGGAGAAAGAAAACATGTTGGTGGTGATTTTTGGTGGATGGAAATACATGGCAACAATTCTATGTATTCTTATATTAGAGATAATGCAGACGGTACTTATGAGGCGCGATTTCAACTACCCGAGCCTGGTAGGTATGAGATAGACTTGACTTTAGAATTTAGTCAATGTGATGGACTGCGCGATCCTCCTGAATGGTGGTTTCGCAATGGAGATGGACGTGGCAAACACCAAAAAGCAAAGCTTGATAAGCTTGATGACTTCATTgggagaaaaaaaaagttttatgttAAAAAGGAATCACTTGAACCACTTAAAATAAGAACGAGAGTGAACATGAATGACTTAGCTTGCACTTATATTAACCCTAGACATGGCTACTGGAAGCTTTCTGGTGGCAAGGAGGAATACATTGCTAAAATGAAAccaataaaacaaagaaatgtgACAGAAAACAGAAATACACTTTGGGTTTATGGCGATTCTGTTGGGatgagattttttaaatatctgaAAACCAACCATTCAATCTGCCGTTATTTCAATCATTGTGAAAACACATACGCATGGATATATCCAATTTTTCCGGACTTGATCAAGAATGGTCACAAAGATTTTAATGAAACTATTACATTAACGAGGTTTGAAAGTATTCTGACAAATATAAAAATGGCGAGCAATCGAAGTATATTGTTGATAAACTTTGGATTGCATGTAATGATGGATCTGTCATTTCACGAAGCATCCCAACTTTTCTTAAACTTTATAAAACTCAAAAACAAGTTGAAAAAAACGCAGGAAATGCCAAAAAttatttggaaaactacaactcctgttcttgataaaaaaaagtatatggATGCTAATAGATTTCTAACAAAACAACGTATTATTCTATGGAACGCGTTTACAAAAGAGGTTGCTTGTAAAGAAGGAATACCCATCCTTGATGTGTATGAACTGGCTGCCTCAAATCCCGCCGAGAGTTTCGATGGCGTACATTTTAATATTGGGTTTTTTGAACACGCTGCATTAGCCTTCGAATTTTATCTCAATCGTGAACATTAAATTATTACTtttgaaaatgactttttattcaATTCAATATCGCTGTTTTTTGTCTTTTCCgtattcattttttgtttgttgtggtGGTGAAGTTTTATTTCATcattaactttaactttaagagaATGCATATATAACATAATCACATATATATCCTATTCGTGTGTAATAGATTGGTGACATAATTAAAAATGAAGACAGGGAATCTGTCTTCATTTTCAATTTCTCATTTGTCTTCCCATTTGTTTTCTAAACAAAACTCAACATCAAAACGTTTATGAGATTAACTTTCCGACGGTATGCGAGTGCTAAAAAATGTGATAGCTTTCTCAAGAGGATCGATATACTTTAGATTATGGCATTTTTAGAATAATCAATGAAGTGGTTAATTTTCTGAAAATTCGTAATGCGTGATaatgttttcttaaaaatatatttaacttCGAGGTATTACATTAGactcccggtaactcgaacaccggttaactcgaacttttattaGCTCGAACTGTTTTCTACGGTCCCTTGGGCATTTCTTAATACTTCCTTATAAAAACTACTCGTTAACTCGAACCccggataactcgaacattcgcTTTCTCGAACTATTTGTTGGTTAACCTGAAGTTAATTTcttcggataactcgaactttttggTGTCcaagtagaaaaaaaatgtttgaaaaaggaATACTGGTATAAAAACGGAGCCTGTCTTCACAATTACATCAACCTAATAAGTCAGCAAGGTTAAGTCAAACCGACATACGAAATTTCTTTCAGTAAAAGCTTACTAGATTGTaacatttgtaaattttatagaGTCTGAAAAAAAATCGCCCTAACTCGAACTAATATCTCAGTTTTGTCTAAGCTCGAATTAACGGGAGCTTCGCTTAAGTCGAACATTTGTTAAGTCGAACTGTTTTCTTTGGTCCCTTGAaggttcgagttaccgggagttactgtattttgtttcttttgctgACCATGCTCACGAAAGCATACAAAGTGACTACCAAATCTTTTGTTGCtatttttcaacaaatgttttctattatttttttaggaacAATTATATCTAGCACATGCTTAACTTTAACGTTTTTGCGACACTCGAAATGATTTTAAATAAGCTTAACCAGATAATTCACTTTTGTGCACTATTAATGTTCCAGCTTTGTGCCCCACTAATTGTTGAAAAAGATGTACTTCGGACTACAAGAAGCACATTAGAAAAAGGAGTTTAGCAAGTCTGTTTCCATTGATTTTCGTTTGGCGCCACAAATCTATTGTCTTTAATTTGCAACACTTTATACGAttttaaatatacaaataaTTAAGAAGTGATTTTATTAAGAAATCTTTTCTTAAGTACTGAACATGGTGCTGTTAAATTGACAACCGTTTTCTAATTCAGAAACATGAGGAGAGAAAATTATGTGGTATCTAAATTTTATTGTCCCAAAAAACTCAAAGCGAATTCTGCGCctccgttttttttttaagtaacacACACGTCAAACTTGTACAAGTTCACTTGTTAGTGTTCACAACGGACTTAGAACTCAGGATCTTTAGATTCAAAAACTTCTGGGGcgctatttttttctatttccacGATATTTCGGACCATTTCGACTCGTGGAGGGGATTATGCCATCATGCGGGCGTTGCGGAACAGCCCGATGTGGTATTTTCAACGTTAGTTACTAGGCCAATCTAAAACGTTTTCTTATTTCGAGAAAGAGCTAAAGAACAAGACTTTTTTGAGtttctttttattgtttaaatacttttaGAGGTTCCTGCAAGACCGAAATTGTAATTTGACAGGAAATTCTAACTGATGCTATATCCAGGTCAAAAGTTATCGAAAAAAACCCAGCCCTACCTAAGCAGAAGCCCTAGGACTCCCCTCAATTCTCTCTGCTCTATACTATAAAACAATGCATATGTGATCCTTTTTTATCTTGCTTCTGTTAATTCCTATATAATCGTTATGTTGTTGTTGAAAAGCAAAGAAAAGACATTTAAGATAAATCATACAGATATATCCAACTGATAAATTGACAGcatttacaaaacaaaatacatgttACTAAATTTACCTATTAAAAGTGTacacaaatttaatttaaaaacgtaCATACAACAAAGTATAATAAACAGATAGTCGGCTGGGTTTTAACGAGTTATCCCGAGCAATCAGGCTTGTGGCATTTAAAAATACGCAGGGAGATAGACGAGAAGGTGAGACTATAATACCGATGTCCCATTTAGCCAAGCCGAATAAGTTTATTATACATTATCAATGCCTCTAAGTTTAAGTTAGCAAATGATGTATGTTTTATTTCTCATGCACTCCGTGTGGctgcttattattattatttataaaagcAAATCGTTATCAAAACAATTCAAGAACAGAAGTTACTGTTattcagaaataaaaaatgccttattaaATCACTTTGATACGTTGGTTATATAATTAAATCAATAAACACCTGATTATTATTACTGCTGTAGTTATATGCGTTAAAGTTAAAATACATTCAAATTTATTGAGATTGCAAATAACGTTTGCTTCGTAACTCCTTGCTTTAACCACTCTGCTTTTACAGCTTTCGTTtacgaatgttattcctggaAGGGAGTTAAATCTTGCATAGTTGTTTATTAATCATCCGTTCATATCTATTCCCTTTTAATTATCGTTTCCCCATACGTCTTTGAAAGTAACCATCTATTCAAATAACGTACATCACGTAGGATCATCATTGACTCATTGTGTCAATTTCAGCTCTCAGTTGTCATCAATTTCTGAATCAGATCCTGTGTCGTAATCACTCATTCGTTGATCGTCTTCAAATGTGACATGTGGAGGTGTTGTCAACAGCAACCTTAATGTGTTTCGTGCAGCGTTTTGTGATTGGTACTTGATTCCATGCAACCACAAGTAACCCGGGTTAGGGTTATAATAGTCGATGTCTGCCTCTTCCATTCGACCAGAACAACTCATGCACGGACGCTTCTTACCATAGATATAGAACGTGTATGTTTTTCGACTGTTTTGTTTTCTCCTTTCTTCTGCAACGTCACACAAAAACTCTTCAGCGTGTCTTTCTTTATCGCTATGGTTTCCCAGAAGCAATAcattaatatttaaaatgtcgGATTCTAATTGCTCTAATTTTCTTCTATAATTACCCCACACAATGTTaagaggattaaaaaaaaagatagaagttctcaatttttttatgtgGCGAAATGTCctgtagtttttttttacttttacattCTTGAGGTAATTGTCAGTCACACCTCTAGTCCGGTTGTCAAGTTCTAACTTATCCATTATCTTCCTCGTCATAGGATTGAAAGCAATGAAATATTCCACAGGACCGTCACCCATCATCATCATTACTTGTACTTCTTGCAATTCATTACAACCAAGATGGTGCTTCCAAAAATCATATAACATTGTAGCAATGTGACGTAAGTGTTGGggagttttgttttttgaaaaatttcttttacatCTTCTTTTGTACCCGTTTGGATATAATTTTGTTCCCCGACCCTTTTGATCTCCGCTTAAAGGATAGCTTAAAGCTTTTGCCCACGATGTCCTCTCACCTTGTTTTGATAATGAAATAACATTCAAGTTGTGTTTGAGTTCTTCCATTGCTATACGAAATCCTTCTCTGTCGACACTGTTGCATTTCTTAGTATCAATATCCTTTAACAAAgttaaaacaaaatccatcTGCTTCTTCTCTAAAGCACATATCAATGCCGAGCGTTGCGTTATTTGACTATAATGAACCGGGTACATTTTATATCTGGTATAAATTTCTATAAGGTCTCTTGATTCTAAACCTATTTTTCTCCGTGGGCTGGTCAAAATGGTAAGTACATCTTCACCTTCTCTACTTCTACTTTTGTCTATTTCCTGAAGAGTATTATCTTTTCCCAATAGGCCACAAAGTTCGTCAAATAAAAGGGTTATTGTTCCTATGGGTGAATATCTTGCTGCgactatataaatattttcttcttcaaaCATATTTTCATCAATGAACATTTCAAGCACTCTTGCATCGATATCGTCAGGTTTAACATCTCCACGAAGTACCTCTTTTAGATTTCGTGTGATTTCTTTACTTAATTCTACCGTTTGGTTAAAAATATACCTTTGAGTAGACTCTACTTTTCCATTTCTCTTACCATGTTTTATTATGTGGAAAAAATAAGCAGCAGCTTTCAATTTTTCCCGAGAGAGTGCTATACCTATGTACTTTGTATTAATTTCTCCAACATTCTCACATAAATGCTCTAATACACGAATATCAGGATTTTCAATTGCATCACTTATTGAATGTTCTAGGCAATCCTTGAGAGTCATCTGCTGTACTCTCTTCCTTGCTTCTCTCAAGAAttctttaaattctttaaaCTCTGTGTAACGAGCAACAACGTTACATATTCTTTCACCAGGACAGAAAgggtcatgtttttttttgcattcaaCATGACACACTGTGTTACTGGTAAAGTCGTGATTTCTATCTAACAAATCTCTTAGTGAATAAGATCCAACTTGAGGTGCATAATTTGGTGGAAATCCAGCAACATtgctcaaaaaaaatttcttttccatttaaattttttattattttaaacgttGCTAACACACTCTTCTTGTTGAAAGAGTTTGTGTTAACTCATCACATTTACATATATCATTAAATGACTGCTCTCCATCTTTGTGATTAAAATGGAATATTGGAGTCACATTACTTACAAGAATTTGCTTAGTTCAGACATTCCATTAATACTAACTGGAAAGTCAAGTATGTCCAGTAAGAGAGGCGTTTAAATGTGATGTGTCATTGTGACGTGATTTGTAAACTTATTTGTGTATGTTACATAACGTGTCATTATGAAATGtgaacattttttatttctaactgATAATAAAACACGGGTTAGCTGTAGTATTAGACAATATTTTATACTCGAACTTGTactgaagtttttttattttcactatTAAATGCAGTACTCAAATGTAGTACTTTTAGTACTAAGAACCAACAGCCGTTTAAATGATAGGTAACATCTATATAAAGCAATATATTTTAAGTAAAATCCCGAATTGGTTACCTTGTGTACATTGTGAAATTGCGTAAGAAGGAACGCGAGTGTAAACACGAAATATCAAGCTTCGTTTCCCCATAAGAGGGCTGTAAAAACTAATTCAagcacaaaaatgtaaacatacgACAACGATGTCGCGTGACCACACGCAATAGCTTGGCACGTGCAAACTTTGTCTCCGGCTCGCGTgtaaacaagaaaaattattagATATTAAACATAGTTTACCTAatccacatttttaaattttggaaagCTACATTATTGCAGCTTATTGGTGAGATGTTGGTGACCACGTTATGTCTAACTAATTAGTGACGATACATATGACTGTCAGAAAATTTGAATAGAATATTGTTGGAGTATGCAATTTTTAATGAGAAATATGTTCGCGCACATGACAAAAGTTTTGATCTTAACCCTTTAGAGCCCAACCATACGAAATGTTCGTCAAATAttaggaatttttttatttctagaaaGCTTTTGTGGTTCTAATTGAGGAACCATCATTAATGTCTTTGCCTTAcctatttttaaattgttacacATTTGCGCCACatgtaacaaatttaaaaaaatacaacctACGAAGGGAACtaaaaccacatgttttacttATCAGATCTTATAAGCATTGCTGCCAAGTTAAAAGACTGCATCaagaatgtataaaaaaaatacagtttCATTTAAGTTAGAAACCCAGCTCGGATGTCACCCTATTTACATTTCGTAAAATTAACATATATTCTCATGCATGGAAGACACTAAAAAAATTCCTGCTTTTTGgaaatttgttatatatttgaaCAATGTTGGTTTCCTCAAATTGAATATGCTTTTTTGGCTGTAGATCGGCAGACAGAATTAACGAGCTTAACTTTAACGAACGATGAGACCAGTGGAACTGCTTAAGAACATCCAAAAGTGGTAAAGATGTAAATTAATTGTCTGCACCAACACCATTTCGGGAAAAGCAATGTTGTATTTCTTTTCCCCTGTAGATGTCAAAATCATGTAGTAAACCACTGGATCCACTTCTTTCACAAAGTTTGAACCCTTTTACATTGTCGCAGAATAGTACACCCGTGGAAATGCAACCATGATTTCGTCAAGGAAATGATATTCCTCTGGTGACACGTTCAAAAAGTTGCTGCGTAGTTTCTGAAAGAGTCAAATCTTCTTTGCGCgatctttttcttttgtttctacTCATACCGACATATTATCAAGGGAATGCATGTTTCGTAAAAGCCTGTAAAAACGATTTCTTGACATAACGGAATTTACACCGTCATGCATTATATATGTTTACCAATACGATCTCATGCACAGCAAGTTACAAGTGCCATTGTGAA
Above is a window of Hydractinia symbiolongicarpus strain clone_291-10 chromosome 3, HSymV2.1, whole genome shotgun sequence DNA encoding:
- the LOC130636872 gene encoding uncharacterized protein LOC130636872 yields the protein MVKKFFFLAAFFLLTLQSYLIIRRMNEPIKPIVVPHKNMIEKDAVITIKTESNAESATSGLENYKAIQKPCLGNMLWKERKQNKQYPRTDFDNTQVFLTSDDLRGSVTINILTYANGERKHVGGDFWWMEIHGNNSMYSYIRDNADGTYEARFQLPEPGRYEIDLTLEFSQCDGLRDPPEWWFRNGDGRGKHQKAKLDKLDDFIGRKKKFYVKKESLEPLKIRTRVNMNDLACTYINPRHGYWKLSGGKEEYIAKMKPIKQRNVTENRNTLWVYGDSVGMRFFKYLKTNHSICRYFNHCENTYAWIYPIFPDLIKNGHKDFNETITLTRFESILTNIKMASNRSILLINFGLHVMMDLSFHEASQLFLNFIKLKNKLKKTQEMPKIIWKTTTPVLDKKKYMDANRFLTKQRIILWNAFTKEVACKEGIPILDVYELAASNPAESFDGVHFNIGFFEHAALAFEFYLNREH